From one Conyzicola nivalis genomic stretch:
- a CDS encoding AAA family ATPase, with translation MLIAMAGLPGTGKTAIAEAIGARLLKPVVSVDPIESAILRAGIDADQPTGLAAYLVAETLTETVMRAGHGAIIDAVNAVDPAREQWVNLAARSGETLRFIEVVCSDLALHRKRLEERERHLPHVVSPSWFAVEQSLDEYAEWSGSSGAVERLTVDSVEPLDALVERALEFLGRPSTS, from the coding sequence GTGCTCATCGCGATGGCCGGGCTTCCGGGAACCGGAAAAACGGCCATCGCCGAAGCGATCGGTGCGCGGCTGCTCAAGCCGGTAGTGTCGGTCGATCCCATCGAGTCCGCGATTCTGCGGGCCGGGATCGACGCAGACCAGCCGACTGGGTTGGCCGCGTACCTCGTCGCTGAAACGCTCACCGAGACGGTGATGCGTGCCGGGCACGGTGCCATCATCGACGCGGTCAACGCCGTGGATCCCGCCCGCGAGCAGTGGGTCAATCTCGCTGCCCGCTCCGGCGAGACGCTGCGGTTCATCGAAGTCGTCTGCTCCGACCTCGCGCTGCACCGCAAGCGGCTCGAAGAGCGGGAGCGTCACCTGCCGCACGTCGTGTCCCCGTCGTGGTTCGCCGTCGAGCAGAGTCTCGACGAATACGCCGAATGGTCGGGGTCGAGCGGTGCCGTCGAACGGCTCACCGTCGATTCGGTCGAACCCCTCGACGCGCTCGTAGAACGCGCCCTCGAGTTTCTCGGGCGCCCCTCCACTTCTTAG
- a CDS encoding MraY family glycosyltransferase — protein MISYVLVTAISALITFVLAFLILKLSHRYRLYPKVRERDVHTRPTPRLGGIAMFFGMVVALVIASQLPSMTLIFSEPLKVWGLFFAALIIVLIGVADDVWDLDWMTKLAGQIIAGGVLAWSGIQIYTLPIFGGVTVLSPTMSLVLTVLAVVLVMNAINFIDGLDGLVAGVALIANGVFFIYSYILAVNTSQSEYFNLASLITAALIGACIGFLPLNFHPAKLFMGDAGALLVGLLMAASAISVTGNVDPGSLGGRQLLPAFIPILLPAAVLTLPLLDFALAIVRRLLAGKSPFTADRKHLHHRLMDIGHSHLQSVLLFYSWTAVVAVGCLSFMFVPWYGSTIFIGVGFVVCTFLTLGPLRRRTPFRREAEAASETKGLPL, from the coding sequence ATGATCTCCTACGTGCTGGTCACGGCGATCTCTGCCCTCATTACCTTTGTGCTCGCCTTTCTCATTCTCAAGCTGAGCCACCGCTACCGGCTGTACCCGAAGGTGCGCGAGCGCGACGTGCACACCAGGCCGACTCCGCGACTCGGCGGCATCGCCATGTTCTTCGGCATGGTCGTGGCGTTGGTGATCGCCTCCCAGCTGCCCAGCATGACCCTCATCTTCTCGGAACCGCTGAAGGTGTGGGGGCTGTTTTTCGCCGCGCTCATCATCGTGCTGATCGGTGTCGCCGATGACGTCTGGGATCTCGACTGGATGACGAAGCTCGCTGGACAGATCATCGCCGGCGGTGTGCTCGCGTGGTCGGGCATCCAGATCTACACGCTGCCGATCTTCGGGGGAGTCACCGTGCTCTCGCCCACGATGTCGCTGGTGCTGACCGTCCTCGCGGTCGTCCTCGTGATGAACGCCATCAACTTCATCGACGGCCTCGACGGCCTGGTCGCCGGCGTCGCGCTCATCGCCAACGGTGTGTTCTTCATCTACAGCTACATCCTCGCGGTCAACACGAGCCAGTCCGAGTACTTCAACCTGGCGTCGCTCATCACCGCGGCGCTCATCGGCGCGTGCATCGGGTTCCTGCCGCTGAACTTCCACCCGGCCAAACTGTTCATGGGCGACGCCGGCGCGCTGCTCGTCGGCCTGTTGATGGCGGCCTCGGCGATTTCGGTCACCGGCAATGTCGACCCCGGGAGTCTGGGCGGACGCCAGTTGCTTCCGGCCTTCATCCCGATCCTGCTGCCCGCCGCCGTTCTCACCCTGCCGCTGCTCGACTTCGCGCTCGCGATCGTCCGTCGCCTGCTCGCCGGAAAGTCGCCCTTCACCGCCGACCGCAAGCACTTGCACCACCGCCTCATGGACATAGGCCACTCGCACCTGCAGTCGGTACTGCTGTTCTACAGCTGGACCGCGGTCGTGGCCGTCGGCTGCCTGTCGTTCATGTTCGTGCCCTGGTACGGATCGACGATCTTCATCGGTGTGGGCTTCGTGGTCTGCACATTCCTCACTCTCGGTCCGCTACGCAGGCGCACACCGTTCCGACGCGAAGCAGAAGCCGCCTCAGAGACGAAAGGGCTCCCGCTGTGA
- a CDS encoding DUF5684 domain-containing protein, translated as MDPYDSYTSDEQAFASLLLVWGIALALVAAILVVNYLLVAIPLSAVFRKTGIAPWKAWVPFYSTYTWLRLGGQSGHWVWASLVPYGGVVTSVFLYLGMHRTGRAFGKESGFVALGILLPWVWLSILGFGRAEYRPELIAAAGLGAPLEGHGAHVYATPGVMPAGSPTAWPMSAPQEPPAPPTRD; from the coding sequence ATGGATCCGTACGACAGCTACACGAGCGACGAGCAGGCTTTCGCGTCGCTCTTGCTGGTCTGGGGGATCGCGCTCGCCCTCGTGGCGGCAATCCTGGTCGTGAACTACCTACTGGTCGCGATCCCGCTTTCGGCGGTGTTCCGCAAGACCGGAATCGCACCGTGGAAGGCCTGGGTGCCGTTCTATTCCACCTACACGTGGCTGCGTCTCGGCGGCCAGAGCGGACACTGGGTGTGGGCGTCGCTGGTGCCGTACGGCGGGGTGGTGACCTCGGTCTTCCTCTACCTCGGCATGCACCGCACGGGCAGGGCGTTCGGCAAGGAGTCGGGCTTCGTCGCGTTGGGCATCCTGCTGCCGTGGGTGTGGCTGAGCATCCTGGGCTTCGGGCGCGCCGAGTACCGCCCCGAACTGATCGCGGCGGCGGGCTTGGGCGCACCCCTCGAGGGACACGGCGCGCACGTCTACGCGACTCCGGGCGTTATGCCCGCCGGGTCGCCCACCGCTTGGCCGATGTCTGCCCCACAGGAACCACCCGCGCCGCCCACTCGGGACTAG
- the atpB gene encoding F0F1 ATP synthase subunit A produces MTPLLPFAADDEHGEGAFHAPSINEFFPDAIFFADTPFEMNRIVLIRFLAVIAIVLIFWLGTRRMKLIPGRFQGAVEMGLDLVRVNIAEDLLGKKDGARFLPILTTIFFMVIVMNFTGIIPLLNIAGTSVIGVPLVLALVAYVTFIYAGVKKHPGNFFKNSLFPPGVPKGLYLIVTPIEFFSTFILRPITLTLRLLMNMIVGHLLLVLFFAATHFFFFGDGNTGFFGLFGIGTLAFGIVFTFFEILVAVLQAYVFTLLTAVYLQLALADEH; encoded by the coding sequence TTGACCCCGCTACTTCCCTTCGCCGCTGACGACGAGCACGGTGAAGGGGCATTCCACGCCCCATCGATCAACGAGTTCTTCCCCGACGCGATCTTCTTCGCCGACACCCCGTTCGAGATGAACCGCATCGTGCTGATCCGGTTCCTCGCGGTCATCGCGATCGTGCTGATCTTCTGGCTCGGCACCCGCCGCATGAAGCTCATCCCGGGTCGCTTCCAGGGTGCGGTCGAGATGGGTCTCGACCTCGTGCGCGTCAACATCGCAGAAGACCTGCTGGGCAAAAAAGACGGCGCCCGCTTCCTGCCGATCCTGACGACCATCTTCTTTATGGTGATCGTGATGAACTTCACGGGCATCATCCCGCTGCTGAATATCGCCGGCACCTCGGTGATCGGTGTGCCTCTCGTGCTCGCGCTCGTGGCCTACGTCACGTTCATCTACGCCGGCGTCAAGAAGCACCCGGGCAACTTCTTCAAGAACTCGCTCTTCCCGCCCGGAGTCCCGAAGGGGCTCTACCTCATCGTCACGCCGATCGAGTTCTTCTCGACGTTCATCCTCCGCCCGATCACGCTCACGCTGCGACTGCTGATGAACATGATCGTCGGCCACCTGCTGCTCGTCCTGTTCTTCGCCGCCACGCACTTCTTCTTCTTCGGCGACGGAAACACCGGCTTCTTCGGACTGTTCGGAATCGGCACCCTCGCCTTCGGCATCGTCTTCACGTTCTTCGAGATCCTCGTCGCCGTGCTGCAGGCATACGTCTTCACCCTGCTCACCGCCGTCTACCTCCAGCTCGCGCTGGCAGACGAGCACTAA
- the atpA gene encoding F0F1 ATP synthase subunit alpha, with protein MAELTISPDEIRDALKDFVKAYEPGASATTEVGYVIDAADGIAHVEGLPGVMANELIKFSNGVLGLAQNLDENEIGVVVLGEFIDIVEGMEVTRTGEVLSVPVGDAYLGRVVDTLGAPIDGLGEIASEGRRALELQAPGVMHRKSVHEPMQTGIKAIDAMIPIGRGQRQLIIGDRQTGKSAIAIDTIINQKANWESGDVNKQVRCIYVAIGQKGSTIAAIKGALEDAGAMEYTTIVAAPASDPAGFKYLAPYTGSAIGQHWMYAGKHVLIVFDDLSKQAEAYRAVSLLLRRPPGREAYPGDVFYLHSRLLERCAKLSDELGAGSMTGLPLIETKANDVSAYIPTNVISITDGQIFLQSDLFNANQRPAVDVGISVSRVGGDAQVKSIKKVSGTLKLELAQYRSLEAFAMFASDLDPASRRQLARGARLTELLRQPQYSPYPVEDQVVSIWAGTNGKLDEVPIEDVLRFERELLDYLGRNTEVLSKLRDTNVLSDDIVTALNEGVDKFKLEFQTGEGKPLLSVGSEKFDELAKEDVNQEKIVKQKR; from the coding sequence ATGGCAGAACTAACAATCAGCCCGGATGAGATCCGCGACGCGCTGAAAGACTTCGTCAAGGCCTACGAGCCCGGCGCCTCGGCGACCACCGAGGTCGGCTACGTCATCGACGCGGCCGACGGCATCGCCCACGTCGAGGGACTCCCCGGCGTTATGGCGAACGAGCTCATCAAGTTCTCGAACGGCGTTCTGGGCCTCGCCCAGAACCTCGACGAGAACGAGATCGGCGTCGTTGTGCTCGGCGAGTTCATCGACATCGTCGAAGGCATGGAGGTCACCCGCACCGGTGAGGTCCTCTCCGTCCCCGTGGGCGACGCCTACCTCGGTCGCGTCGTGGACACCCTCGGCGCCCCCATCGACGGCCTCGGCGAGATCGCTTCCGAGGGCCGTCGTGCTCTCGAACTCCAGGCCCCCGGCGTAATGCACCGCAAGAGCGTGCACGAGCCGATGCAGACCGGCATCAAGGCGATCGACGCCATGATCCCGATCGGCCGTGGCCAGCGCCAGCTCATCATCGGCGACCGCCAGACCGGCAAGTCGGCCATCGCGATCGACACGATCATCAACCAGAAGGCCAACTGGGAGTCGGGCGACGTCAACAAGCAGGTTCGCTGCATCTACGTCGCCATCGGCCAGAAGGGCTCCACGATCGCCGCCATCAAGGGCGCGCTCGAGGACGCCGGAGCCATGGAGTACACGACCATCGTCGCCGCTCCCGCCTCCGACCCCGCCGGCTTCAAGTACCTCGCCCCGTACACCGGTTCGGCCATCGGCCAGCACTGGATGTACGCCGGCAAGCACGTGCTCATCGTGTTCGACGACCTGTCGAAGCAGGCCGAGGCCTACCGCGCCGTGTCGCTGCTGCTGCGCCGTCCGCCGGGACGCGAGGCCTACCCGGGTGACGTGTTCTACCTGCACTCGCGCCTGCTGGAGCGTTGCGCCAAGCTGTCCGACGAGCTCGGCGCCGGCTCGATGACGGGTCTCCCGCTCATCGAGACCAAGGCCAACGACGTCTCGGCGTACATCCCGACCAACGTGATCTCGATCACCGACGGCCAGATCTTCCTGCAGTCCGACCTCTTCAACGCCAACCAGCGTCCCGCGGTCGACGTCGGAATCTCGGTGTCGCGAGTCGGTGGCGACGCCCAGGTCAAGTCGATCAAGAAGGTCTCGGGAACGCTCAAGCTCGAGCTGGCCCAGTACCGTTCGCTCGAGGCATTCGCGATGTTCGCATCCGACCTCGACCCCGCGAGCCGTCGCCAGCTGGCCCGCGGTGCCCGCCTCACCGAGCTGCTGCGCCAGCCGCAGTACTCGCCGTACCCCGTCGAAGACCAGGTCGTATCGATCTGGGCCGGAACGAACGGCAAGCTCGACGAGGTCCCGATCGAAGACGTCCTGCGCTTCGAGCGCGAACTGCTCGACTACCTCGGTCGCAACACCGAGGTGCTCAGCAAGCTGCGCGACACCAACGTCCTGAGCGACGACATCGTCACCGCCCTCAACGAGGGAGTCGACAAGTTCAAGCTCGAGTTCCAGACCGGAGAAGGCAAGCCCCTGCTATCGGTCGGCTCAGAGAAGTTCGACGAGCTCGCCAAGGAAGACGTCAACCAGGAAAAGATCGTCAAGCAGAAGCGCTAA
- a CDS encoding F0F1 ATP synthase subunit delta produces the protein MGSATREALSTSRSALAELGGKATLATGEQLLAAGRVLGTSFQLRAALADPSGDNAAKLSIVNAVFASIDPTARELLAVIVSNAWSTEDDLLAGVEEIGIRVLAKSDPSANIGEELFSFGEAVGSDSELELAVGSKLGSDEAKAALIERLLGSKASKQTVAIVSQLVQQPRGRRIAELLKFAATVVADEADLAVATVTTAAAITPEQLTRLTAALSASYGRGLRINHVIDPTLVGGVRVQLGDEIIDGSVASRLNELRLQLA, from the coding sequence ATGGGTTCGGCAACGAGAGAAGCACTCTCCACCTCGCGTTCGGCTCTCGCCGAACTCGGTGGCAAGGCGACACTGGCGACGGGCGAACAACTGCTCGCCGCCGGTCGTGTGCTCGGCACCTCCTTCCAGCTGCGTGCGGCTCTCGCTGACCCGTCTGGTGACAACGCCGCCAAGCTGTCGATCGTGAACGCGGTCTTCGCATCGATCGACCCGACCGCTCGCGAGCTGCTCGCCGTGATCGTGTCGAACGCGTGGTCGACAGAAGACGACCTGCTCGCGGGCGTCGAAGAGATCGGCATTCGCGTTCTCGCGAAGTCCGACCCGTCGGCGAACATCGGAGAAGAACTGTTCTCCTTCGGGGAGGCCGTCGGCTCGGACTCCGAGCTGGAACTCGCCGTCGGCAGCAAGCTCGGTTCCGACGAGGCGAAGGCGGCGCTCATCGAGCGTCTTCTCGGCTCGAAGGCGAGCAAGCAGACCGTCGCGATTGTCTCGCAGCTCGTGCAGCAGCCTCGCGGCCGCCGCATCGCCGAGCTGCTCAAGTTCGCCGCGACGGTCGTCGCCGACGAGGCCGACCTCGCGGTCGCCACCGTCACGACGGCAGCGGCGATCACGCCTGAGCAGCTCACGCGACTCACGGCCGCCCTCTCGGCAAGCTACGGACGCGGACTGCGCATCAACCACGTGATCGACCCGACGCTCGTCGGCGGGGTTCGCGTGCAGCTGGGTGACGAGATCATCGACGGCAGCGTCGCATCCAGGCTCAACGAACTCAGGCTCCAGCTCGCCTAG
- the atpE gene encoding ATP synthase F0 subunit C, producing the protein MDATSIVAELNGNIATVGYGLAAIGPAIGVGIVVGKTIESVARQPELQGRLTVLMYIGIAFTEALAFIGIATYFIFQ; encoded by the coding sequence GTGGACGCAACATCCATCGTCGCTGAGCTCAACGGAAACATCGCAACCGTCGGTTACGGCCTCGCAGCCATCGGCCCGGCAATCGGTGTAGGCATCGTCGTCGGAAAGACGATCGAGTCGGTCGCCCGCCAGCCCGAACTCCAGGGTCGCCTCACGGTGCTCATGTACATCGGTATCGCCTTCACCGAGGCGCTCGCCTTCATCGGTATCGCCACGTACTTCATCTTCCAGTAA
- a CDS encoding F0F1 ATP synthase subunit gamma: protein MGAQLRVYRQKIKSAQTTKKITRAMELISASRIQKAQQRVAASGPYSRAVTRAVSAVATFSNVDHILTTEPEKIERAAIVIFSSDRGLAGAFSSSVLKEAGELAALLQSQGREVVYYLVGRKAIANFAFRKRASEQQWTGSTERPEFETAQSIGEALVAKFVQPASEGGVDEIHIVFNRFVSVVTQVPEVVRLLPLEVVEGVESPEPSDVLPLYEFEPEVSDVLDALLPVYIESRIFNAMLQSAASEHAARQRAMKSASDNADKLIKDYTRLSNNARQSEITQQISEIVGGADALSSAK from the coding sequence ATGGGAGCGCAACTTCGGGTCTACCGGCAGAAGATCAAGTCTGCCCAGACGACCAAGAAGATCACTCGGGCCATGGAGCTCATCTCCGCTTCGCGCATCCAAAAGGCGCAGCAGCGGGTTGCAGCATCCGGGCCGTATTCACGCGCTGTGACGCGCGCCGTGTCGGCTGTCGCCACGTTCTCCAACGTCGACCACATCCTCACCACGGAACCGGAGAAAATCGAGCGCGCCGCGATCGTCATCTTCTCCTCCGACCGCGGTCTCGCTGGAGCCTTCAGCTCCAGCGTGCTGAAGGAAGCCGGCGAGCTCGCTGCCCTGCTGCAGAGCCAGGGCCGCGAGGTCGTCTACTACCTGGTCGGCCGCAAGGCGATCGCGAACTTCGCGTTCCGCAAGCGCGCGTCCGAGCAGCAGTGGACCGGGTCGACCGAGCGCCCGGAGTTCGAAACGGCGCAGTCGATCGGCGAGGCCCTCGTGGCCAAGTTCGTTCAGCCCGCGAGCGAGGGCGGCGTGGACGAGATCCACATCGTCTTCAACCGTTTCGTGAGCGTGGTGACCCAGGTTCCCGAGGTCGTCCGTCTTCTACCTCTCGAGGTCGTCGAAGGCGTCGAGAGCCCCGAGCCGAGCGACGTCCTGCCGCTCTACGAGTTCGAGCCGGAGGTCAGCGATGTGCTCGACGCTCTTCTTCCCGTCTACATCGAGAGCCGCATCTTCAACGCAATGTTGCAGTCGGCTGCGTCTGAGCACGCTGCCCGTCAGCGCGCGATGAAGTCGGCAAGCGACAACGCCGACAAGCTCATCAAGGACTACACCCGACTGTCGAACAACGCTCGCCAGTCCGAGATCACCCAACAGATTTCCGAGATCGTTGGCGGCGCAGACGCCCTCAGCTCGGCGAAATAG
- a CDS encoding L-threonylcarbamoyladenylate synthase, whose amino-acid sequence MASLYDCSVETELLTGMRLARSAIGKGELVVLPTDTVYGVAADAFNPKAVTRLLEAKGRGRQSPPPVLIPGIPTLDALAETVPDEVRALVAAFWPGGLTVILPARSSLNWDLGDTNGTVALRMPSNRVVLEILSETGPLAVSSANLTGEPAAMTAHEAQRMLGDSVSVYLDDGEAGSDYPDASAATGSTIVDATGLLLPDGKLRIVRNGVISDEAIRDIVGERCA is encoded by the coding sequence ATGGCCTCCCTCTACGATTGCTCGGTTGAAACAGAGCTGCTCACCGGCATGCGGCTCGCTCGATCGGCCATCGGCAAGGGCGAGCTCGTGGTGCTGCCCACCGACACCGTCTACGGGGTCGCGGCCGACGCGTTCAACCCCAAGGCCGTCACCCGGCTGCTCGAGGCCAAGGGCCGCGGTCGCCAGTCGCCGCCTCCCGTGCTCATCCCGGGGATACCCACCCTCGATGCCCTTGCCGAGACCGTTCCCGACGAGGTGCGCGCCCTGGTCGCCGCCTTCTGGCCCGGGGGACTCACCGTCATTCTGCCCGCACGATCGTCGCTCAACTGGGACCTCGGCGACACCAACGGCACGGTAGCCCTGCGCATGCCGTCGAACCGGGTCGTGCTCGAGATCCTCTCCGAGACGGGGCCGCTCGCCGTCTCGAGCGCCAACCTCACCGGGGAGCCGGCCGCGATGACGGCGCACGAGGCGCAGCGGATGCTCGGAGACAGCGTCTCGGTCTATCTCGATGACGGTGAGGCCGGCAGCGACTATCCCGACGCGTCGGCGGCCACGGGGTCGACCATCGTCGACGCGACCGGACTGCTGCTGCCCGACGGCAAGCTGCGCATCGTGCGCAACGGCGTGATCTCGGACGAGGCGATCCGCGACATCGTCGGGGAGCGCTGCGCATGA
- a CDS encoding YaaA family protein, with amino-acid sequence MLVLLPPSETKRDGGEAGRSLDLTALRHPQLTAQRSAAVSALTALSRDVVASTAALGLGPTQGFEIERNNALESSPVMPAIDRYTGVLYDGIDTVSLTAEQRAWVVRHVVVNSALFGLLGAGDEIPAYRLSHDSRLPGLPLKKLWRAANAEVLAATPGVILDLRSESYAALGPLPGHDDAHYLRVVTQTATGQKKALTHFNKKGKGVFVRQLAQAGRDHESVESLLEWAATSGVRLDRGKPGELELTV; translated from the coding sequence ATGCTCGTACTGCTCCCGCCGTCGGAGACCAAGCGCGACGGCGGCGAAGCCGGCCGTTCCCTCGATCTCACCGCGCTGCGGCACCCGCAACTCACCGCCCAGCGGAGTGCGGCCGTCTCCGCGCTGACGGCCCTGTCCCGCGACGTCGTCGCCTCGACCGCCGCCCTCGGTCTCGGGCCGACCCAAGGGTTCGAGATCGAACGCAATAACGCTCTCGAGTCGTCGCCGGTGATGCCGGCTATCGACCGCTACACCGGCGTGCTCTACGACGGCATCGACACCGTGAGCCTGACCGCGGAACAGCGCGCGTGGGTGGTGCGGCACGTCGTGGTGAACTCGGCTCTGTTCGGCCTGCTTGGCGCAGGCGACGAGATCCCCGCCTACCGCCTGTCGCACGACTCCAGGCTGCCCGGCCTGCCGCTCAAGAAACTCTGGCGGGCGGCGAACGCGGAGGTGCTCGCGGCCACGCCCGGTGTCATCCTCGACCTGCGGTCGGAGTCGTACGCCGCTCTCGGCCCGCTGCCGGGGCACGACGACGCACACTACCTACGCGTCGTGACGCAGACGGCCACCGGCCAGAAGAAGGCGCTGACGCACTTCAACAAGAAGGGCAAGGGCGTTTTCGTGCGGCAGCTCGCCCAGGCGGGTCGCGATCACGAGAGCGTCGAATCCCTGCTGGAGTGGGCGGCGACGAGTGGCGTCCGCCTCGATCGCGGCAAACCGGGTGAACTCGAACTGACCGTCTGA
- a CDS encoding F0F1 ATP synthase subunit B, translated as MLNAFITAATEEVEQKNPLIPEIYDIVWSIVPFVIILFLFWKIVLPAMRKTLDARAELIEGGIKKAENAQAEADAALEEYKKQLAEARAEAARIREQARLDGTAIINELKEQATVEAARVTASAKAQIEAERQGAIISLRAEVGSLAIDLASGVIGESLSDDKKASAVVDRFLAELEASEKAKADK; from the coding sequence ATGCTTAACGCATTCATAACTGCGGCGACCGAGGAGGTCGAGCAGAAAAACCCGTTGATCCCCGAGATCTACGACATCGTCTGGTCGATCGTTCCTTTCGTGATCATCCTCTTCCTGTTCTGGAAGATCGTTCTCCCCGCAATGCGGAAGACGTTGGATGCCCGCGCCGAGCTCATCGAGGGCGGCATCAAGAAGGCCGAAAACGCGCAGGCTGAAGCCGACGCGGCTCTCGAGGAATACAAGAAGCAGCTGGCCGAGGCTCGCGCCGAAGCCGCTCGTATCCGCGAACAGGCCCGTCTCGACGGCACCGCGATCATCAACGAGCTCAAAGAGCAGGCGACCGTCGAGGCAGCTCGCGTCACCGCCAGCGCCAAGGCCCAGATCGAGGCGGAGCGCCAGGGCGCCATCATCTCGCTGCGTGCCGAGGTCGGCTCGCTCGCTATCGACCTCGCCTCCGGCGTTATCGGTGAGAGCCTGAGCGACGACAAGAAGGCCTCGGCCGTCGTCGACCGGTTCCTCGCCGAGCTGGAAGCCTCCGAGAAGGCCAAGGCAGACAAGTAA
- a CDS encoding F0F1 ATP synthase subunit epsilon: MAELKVSVVSADNEVWSGAAKQIVARTTEGEIGILPGHEPLLAILAAGEVRVTTLEGDVVTASAADGFLSVEHNTVTIVARNAELV, translated from the coding sequence ATGGCCGAACTCAAGGTCAGCGTCGTCTCGGCGGACAACGAGGTGTGGTCCGGAGCGGCGAAGCAGATCGTGGCGCGGACCACCGAGGGCGAGATCGGCATCCTGCCCGGTCACGAACCGCTCTTGGCGATCCTCGCCGCCGGTGAGGTGCGCGTCACGACTCTCGAGGGAGACGTGGTGACGGCGAGTGCCGCCGACGGTTTCCTCTCCGTCGAGCACAACACCGTGACGATCGTCGCGCGCAACGCCGAGCTGGTCTAA
- the atpD gene encoding F0F1 ATP synthase subunit beta: protein MTTSAPAATPDVATPTGVGRIARVTGPVVDIEFPHDSIPGIYNALKTTITVGDESNEITLEVAQHLGDDLVRAIALNPTDGLVRGQEVRDSGSPITVPVGDITKGKVFNVIGDILNNEGGEPIEITERWPIHRKPPAFDQLESKTELFETGIKVIDLLTPYVLGGKIGLFGGAGVGKTVLIQEMIQRVAQDHGGVSVFAGVGERTREGNDLIAEMEEAGVFDKTALVFGQMDEPPGTRLRVALSALTMAEYFRDVKNQDVLLFIDNIFRFTQAGSEVSTLLGRMPSAVGYQPNLADEMGVLQERITSTRGRSITSLQAIYVPADDYTDPAPATTFAHLDATTELSREIASKGLYPAVDPLTSTSRILDPRYLGADHYRVATAVKAILQKNKELQEIIAILGVDELSEEDKITVSRARRIQQFLSQNTYMAKKFTGVEGSTVPLKDTIESFDAITKGEFDHVAEQAFFNVGGINDVEEQWAKIQKENG from the coding sequence ATGACTACCTCAGCCCCCGCCGCCACGCCGGATGTGGCCACGCCCACCGGCGTCGGCCGCATCGCCCGCGTAACCGGCCCCGTCGTCGACATCGAGTTCCCGCACGACTCGATTCCCGGCATCTACAACGCCCTCAAGACGACGATCACCGTCGGAGACGAGTCGAACGAGATCACGCTCGAGGTCGCACAGCACCTCGGTGACGACCTCGTCCGCGCCATCGCGCTCAACCCGACCGACGGACTCGTCCGCGGCCAGGAAGTTCGCGACTCCGGATCGCCGATCACCGTTCCCGTTGGTGACATCACCAAGGGCAAGGTCTTCAACGTCATCGGCGACATCCTCAACAACGAGGGTGGCGAGCCGATCGAGATCACCGAGCGCTGGCCCATCCACCGCAAGCCCCCGGCATTCGACCAGCTCGAGTCGAAGACCGAACTGTTCGAGACCGGCATCAAGGTCATCGACCTTCTCACGCCGTACGTTCTCGGCGGAAAGATCGGCCTCTTCGGTGGAGCCGGTGTCGGCAAGACGGTTCTGATCCAGGAGATGATCCAGCGCGTTGCGCAGGACCACGGTGGAGTGTCCGTGTTCGCCGGTGTCGGTGAGCGCACCCGTGAGGGCAACGACCTCATCGCAGAGATGGAAGAGGCCGGCGTCTTCGACAAGACCGCGTTGGTCTTCGGCCAGATGGATGAGCCGCCGGGAACGCGTCTCCGCGTGGCCCTGTCGGCGCTCACGATGGCGGAGTACTTCCGCGACGTGAAGAACCAGGACGTGCTGCTCTTCATCGACAACATCTTCCGCTTCACGCAGGCAGGTTCCGAGGTTTCGACGCTTCTCGGCCGCATGCCGTCCGCCGTGGGTTACCAGCCGAACCTCGCCGACGAGATGGGTGTGCTCCAGGAGCGCATCACCTCGACGCGTGGCCGCTCGATCACCTCGCTGCAGGCCATCTACGTGCCCGCCGACGACTACACCGACCCCGCGCCGGCTACGACGTTCGCCCACCTCGACGCGACGACCGAGCTCAGCCGTGAGATCGCGTCGAAGGGCCTCTACCCGGCCGTCGACCCGCTGACCTCGACCAGCCGCATCCTCGACCCCCGCTACCTGGGTGCCGACCACTACCGCGTCGCGACCGCCGTGAAGGCGATCCTCCAGAAGAACAAGGAACTCCAGGAGATCATCGCGATCCTCGGTGTCGACGAGCTCTCTGAAGAAGACAAGATCACAGTGTCGCGCGCACGCCGTATCCAGCAGTTCCTGTCGCAGAACACCTACATGGCGAAGAAGTTCACCGGTGTAGAGGGTTCGACGGTTCCGCTCAAGGACACGATCGAGTCGTTCGACGCGATCACCAAGGGCGAGTTCGACCACGTGGCCGAGCAGGCCTTCTTCAACGTCGGTGGCATCAACGACGTCGAAGAGCAGTGGGCGAAGATCCAGAAGGAGAACGGCTAG